From the genome of Thermococcus chitonophagus, one region includes:
- a CDS encoding ATP-binding cassette domain-containing protein, with translation MNKRIKEVLELLGLEYASEFYGYQLSGGMAKAVLLGMALIQRPQVLVLDEPTSMIDVATKFRIWNVIENSLSRGVLIASHDINEVKRLCNRIYVIVRGRIVASGTPAEISRLFKMPTEIRFVPTTQEINGLLSGIEYWKSGNMYEVAFKELSEALSFVQKLVEGVGVEFLELSSPSFEKVIMKLVGGGQE, from the coding sequence ATTAACAAGAGGATAAAGGAGGTTTTGGAGCTACTCGGTCTTGAGTATGCCAGCGAATTCTACGGCTATCAGCTCTCGGGCGGAATGGCAAAGGCGGTACTCCTAGGAATGGCGTTAATTCAGCGGCCTCAGGTTTTAGTTCTCGATGAGCCGACGAGCATGATAGATGTTGCGACCAAGTTTAGGATATGGAACGTCATCGAGAACAGCCTGAGTAGAGGGGTTTTAATAGCCAGCCACGACATTAATGAGGTCAAACGCCTATGTAACAGGATCTACGTCATCGTTAGAGGCAGGATAGTGGCCTCAGGAACTCCTGCGGAGATATCCAGACTGTTTAAAATGCCCACGGAGATCAGGTTTGTACCTACTACGCAAGAGATTAATGGACTGCTCTCCGGTATAGAATACTGGAAGTCTGGAAACATGTACGAAGTAGCCTTTAAAGAGCTATCTGAGGCTCTTTCCTTCGTTCAAAAGCTGGTCGAGGGGGTTGGCGTCGAATTTTTAGAGCTAAGCTCACCCTCATTTGAAAAAGTTATCATGAAGCTCGTTGGAGGTGGGCAGGAGTGA
- the leuS gene encoding leucine--tRNA ligase: MAELNFKAIEEKWQKRWLEEKIFEPNIKDKPKEKKFFITVAFPYLSGHLHVGHARTYTIPDVIARFKRMQGYNVLFPMGWHITGSPIVGIAERIKNRDPHTIWIYRDVYKVPEDVLWTFEDPINIVKYFMKAAKETFIRAGFSVDWSREFHTTSLFPPFSKFIEWQFYKLKEKGYIVKGSHRVRWDPVVGTPLGDHDLVDGEDVPILDYVIIKFELKENGETVYLPAATLRPETVYGVTNMWINPEATYVKAKVKRGDKVETWIVSKEAAYKLSFQDREIEVVEEFKGEKLVGKYVRNPVTGDEVIILPAEFVDPDNATGIVMSVPAHAPFDHVALEDLKKETEILLKYDIDPRVVEEITYISLIKLEGYGEFPAVEEVQKLGIKSQKDREKLEQATKTIYKAEYHKGIFKIPPYEGKPVQEVKELVAKDMMEKGIAEIMYEFADKNVISRFGNRAVIKIIHDQWFIDYGNPEWKEKAREALKRMKIYPETRRAQFEAVIDWLDKKACARKVGLGTPLPWDPDWVIESLSDSTIYMAYYTISRHINKLREEGKLDPEKLTPEFFDYIFLEEFSEEKEKELEKKTGIPAEIIHEMKEEFEYWYPLDWRCSAKDLIPNHLTFFIFNHVAIFPEKHWPKGIAVNGFGTLEGQKMSKSKGNVLNFIDAIEENGADVVRLYIMSLAEHDSDFDWRRKEVGKLRRQVERFYELISQFAEYETKPVELKAIDKWLLHRLNRAIVETTKALEEFRTRTAVQWAFYSIMNDLRWYMRRTEGRDDDAKRFVLRTLADVWVRLMAPFTPHICEELWEKLGGEGFVSLAKWPEPVEEWWNEEVEAEEEFIKSLIEDIKEIIEVAKIENPKRAYIYTAEEWKWRVVEVVAEKKDFKSAMAELMKDPEIRKHGKEVAKIVQKLIKDRAFDVKRIDEEKALREAKEFIEKELNIEIIINPEEDKGGKKKQSMPLKPAVYVE; this comes from the coding sequence ATGGCAGAACTGAATTTTAAGGCTATTGAGGAGAAGTGGCAGAAGCGCTGGCTGGAGGAGAAGATCTTTGAACCGAACATAAAGGATAAGCCCAAGGAAAAGAAGTTCTTCATAACCGTCGCATTCCCCTACCTATCGGGCCACCTGCACGTTGGACATGCAAGAACTTACACAATCCCAGATGTAATTGCAAGATTCAAGAGGATGCAGGGCTACAACGTCCTGTTCCCAATGGGCTGGCATATTACTGGTTCTCCAATAGTGGGAATAGCGGAGAGGATTAAGAACCGTGACCCGCACACAATCTGGATATACAGGGACGTCTACAAGGTTCCCGAAGATGTACTGTGGACGTTTGAAGACCCAATAAACATAGTGAAGTACTTCATGAAGGCCGCAAAGGAGACATTCATAAGGGCTGGTTTCTCCGTGGACTGGAGCAGGGAGTTCCACACCACCTCGCTCTTCCCGCCGTTCAGCAAGTTCATAGAGTGGCAGTTCTACAAGCTGAAGGAGAAGGGATACATAGTTAAGGGCTCCCACAGGGTCAGGTGGGATCCTGTAGTGGGAACTCCCCTTGGTGACCACGACCTAGTTGATGGTGAGGATGTCCCAATACTTGACTACGTGATAATCAAGTTCGAGCTGAAGGAAAATGGGGAAACGGTATATCTACCGGCGGCAACCCTGAGGCCCGAAACAGTCTACGGAGTAACCAACATGTGGATAAACCCAGAGGCAACGTACGTTAAGGCGAAGGTCAAGCGCGGAGATAAAGTTGAAACGTGGATAGTCAGCAAGGAAGCAGCTTACAAGCTTTCATTCCAGGACAGAGAGATAGAGGTTGTAGAGGAGTTCAAGGGTGAAAAGCTAGTTGGAAAGTACGTTAGGAATCCCGTAACTGGAGATGAGGTTATTATCCTTCCCGCGGAGTTCGTAGATCCCGACAATGCCACTGGAATAGTCATGAGCGTTCCGGCACATGCGCCTTTTGATCATGTAGCTTTAGAGGACCTAAAGAAGGAAACCGAGATCCTGCTCAAGTACGACATAGATCCCAGGGTAGTTGAGGAGATAACCTACATCTCCCTGATAAAGCTTGAAGGTTACGGTGAATTCCCTGCGGTTGAGGAGGTTCAAAAACTTGGAATCAAGAGCCAGAAAGACAGAGAAAAGCTTGAGCAAGCCACAAAGACAATCTATAAGGCCGAATACCACAAGGGAATTTTCAAAATCCCACCTTACGAAGGCAAGCCAGTTCAGGAGGTAAAGGAGCTTGTAGCAAAGGACATGATGGAGAAAGGAATAGCGGAGATAATGTACGAGTTTGCAGATAAAAACGTGATTTCAAGGTTCGGAAACAGGGCCGTGATAAAGATAATCCACGACCAGTGGTTCATAGACTACGGAAACCCCGAGTGGAAGGAGAAAGCGAGGGAAGCACTGAAGAGAATGAAGATATACCCGGAGACGAGAAGGGCCCAGTTCGAGGCTGTAATTGACTGGCTGGACAAGAAGGCCTGTGCGAGGAAAGTTGGACTGGGAACTCCGCTACCCTGGGATCCTGACTGGGTGATAGAGAGCCTTAGTGACTCAACGATTTACATGGCCTACTACACGATAAGCAGGCACATAAACAAGTTAAGAGAGGAGGGCAAGCTCGATCCAGAAAAGCTGACTCCGGAGTTCTTCGACTACATATTCTTGGAAGAATTCAGCGAAGAGAAGGAGAAGGAGCTGGAGAAGAAGACAGGAATTCCAGCAGAGATAATTCACGAGATGAAAGAGGAGTTCGAGTACTGGTACCCGCTCGACTGGAGATGCTCGGCTAAGGATCTAATACCGAACCACCTGACGTTCTTCATATTCAACCACGTAGCGATATTCCCGGAGAAGCACTGGCCTAAGGGCATCGCCGTCAACGGCTTTGGAACGCTCGAGGGCCAGAAGATGAGTAAGAGCAAGGGAAACGTGCTGAACTTCATAGATGCGATAGAGGAAAACGGGGCCGATGTGGTTAGGCTGTACATAATGAGCCTAGCGGAGCACGATAGCGACTTCGACTGGAGGAGGAAAGAGGTAGGTAAGCTAAGGAGGCAGGTTGAGAGGTTCTACGAGCTGATAAGCCAGTTTGCCGAATACGAGACTAAACCGGTAGAGCTGAAGGCAATTGACAAGTGGCTACTTCACAGGCTGAACAGGGCAATAGTTGAAACTACTAAAGCGTTGGAGGAGTTCAGGACGAGAACTGCTGTCCAGTGGGCATTCTACAGCATAATGAACGATCTAAGGTGGTACATGAGGAGAACTGAAGGCAGAGACGATGATGCAAAGAGGTTCGTGCTGAGAACGCTAGCTGATGTGTGGGTTAGGCTGATGGCACCGTTCACACCACACATCTGCGAGGAGCTCTGGGAGAAGCTTGGTGGAGAAGGATTCGTAAGCCTAGCCAAGTGGCCAGAGCCCGTCGAGGAGTGGTGGAACGAGGAGGTTGAGGCAGAAGAAGAGTTCATTAAATCATTGATAGAGGACATCAAGGAGATCATTGAAGTCGCAAAGATAGAGAATCCTAAGAGGGCGTACATTTACACCGCAGAAGAGTGGAAGTGGCGCGTTGTTGAGGTTGTTGCAGAAAAGAAGGACTTCAAGTCAGCGATGGCCGAGCTGATGAAGGATCCTGAAATCAGAAAGCACGGAAAGGAAGTTGCCAAGATAGTTCAAAAGCTGATTAAGGATAGAGCCTTTGACGTTAAAAGGATAGACGAAGAGAAAGCCCTGAGAGAGGCAAAGGAGTTTATAGAGAAAGAACTAAATATTGAGATCATAATAAATCCAGAAGAGGATAAAGGAGGGAAGAAAAAGCAGTCAATGCCGCTTAAACCTGCTGTTTACGTTGAGTAG
- the hydB gene encoding NADPH-dependent hydrogenase/sulfhydrogenase 1 subunit beta has product MRYVKLPKENIYIFLERLKDWGKLYAPVKISDKFYDFREIDDVRKVEFHYTRTIMPPKKFFFKPREKLFTFDLEKVEYNEVIEDVEPFVLFGVHACDIYGLKILDTVYLDELPDKYYKVRREKGIIIGISCMPDEYCFCNLRETDFADDGFDLFLHELPDGWLVRVGTPKGHRIVDKNIKLFEEVTDKDICAFREFEKKRHQAFRYHEDWGNLRYLLELEMEHPMWEEEADKCLACGICNLTCPTCRCYEVQDIVNLDGVTGYRERRWDSCQFRSHGLVAGGHNFRPTKKSRFLNRYLCKNSYNEKLGLSFCVGCGRCTAFCPAGISFVNNLRRILGFEENKCPPTVSEEIPKRGFAYSPDIRGDGV; this is encoded by the coding sequence GTGAGATACGTTAAGTTACCGAAGGAGAACATTTACATCTTCCTCGAGAGGCTTAAAGATTGGGGCAAACTTTATGCTCCCGTCAAGATCTCAGATAAGTTCTACGACTTCAGAGAGATAGATGACGTGAGGAAAGTTGAGTTCCACTACACAAGGACGATAATGCCTCCAAAGAAGTTCTTCTTTAAGCCCAGGGAAAAACTGTTCACGTTTGACCTTGAGAAGGTAGAGTACAATGAAGTAATTGAGGATGTTGAACCCTTTGTGCTTTTCGGAGTTCACGCTTGCGACATTTACGGCCTAAAGATCCTTGATACAGTCTACCTGGACGAGCTGCCAGACAAGTACTACAAAGTTCGCAGGGAGAAGGGGATAATCATAGGAATAAGCTGTATGCCAGATGAATACTGCTTCTGCAACCTCAGGGAGACGGATTTCGCCGATGACGGTTTTGATCTCTTCCTCCATGAGTTGCCGGATGGATGGCTCGTCAGGGTAGGAACCCCCAAAGGTCATAGGATAGTGGACAAGAACATCAAGCTATTCGAGGAAGTTACAGACAAGGACATCTGCGCGTTCAGGGAGTTCGAGAAGAAGAGGCACCAGGCATTTAGGTACCACGAAGACTGGGGTAACCTCCGCTATCTCTTGGAGCTCGAGATGGAGCACCCGATGTGGGAAGAAGAGGCTGATAAGTGCTTGGCCTGTGGAATCTGTAACCTTACCTGTCCAACCTGCCGTTGTTATGAAGTGCAAGACATAGTGAACCTCGATGGTGTAACGGGCTATAGGGAGAGGAGATGGGATTCCTGCCAGTTCAGGAGCCACGGCTTAGTTGCTGGGGGCCACAACTTCAGGCCAACGAAGAAGTCGAGGTTCCTCAACAGGTACCTGTGTAAGAACTCCTACAACGAGAAGCTCGGGTTAAGCTTCTGTGTTGGATGTGGAAGATGTACAGCGTTCTGTCCAGCTGGAATTAGCTTCGTAAACAACCTTAGGAGGATCCTAGGATTTGAAGAGAATAAGTGTCCTCCGACGGTTAGTGAGGAGATACCGAAGAGAGGTTTCGCTTACTCTCCAGACATAAGGGGTGATGGGGTATGA
- the hydG gene encoding NADPH-dependent hydrogenase/sulfhydrogenase 1 subunit gamma, with product MTLPKEIMMPNDNPYALHKVKVLKVYDLTEKEKLFLFRFEDPKLAETWTFKPGQFVQLTIPGVGEVPISICSSPMRKGFFELCIRRAGRVTTVVHKLKPGDTVLVRGPYGNGFPVDEWEGMDLLLIAAGLGTAPLRSVFLYAMDNRWKYGNITFINTARYGKDLLFYKELEAMKDLAEAENVKIIQSVTRDPEWPGLHGRPQQFIVEANTNPKNTAVAICGPPRMYKAVFEALINYGYRPENIYVTLERRMKCGIGKCGHCNVGTSTSWKYICKDGPVFTYFDIVSTPGLLD from the coding sequence ATGACCCTCCCAAAGGAGATTATGATGCCAAACGATAACCCCTATGCACTTCACAAGGTTAAGGTTCTCAAGGTTTACGATCTAACGGAGAAGGAGAAGCTATTCCTCTTCAGATTTGAGGATCCGAAGTTGGCTGAAACTTGGACCTTTAAGCCGGGGCAATTCGTTCAGCTCACGATCCCCGGGGTGGGGGAGGTTCCAATAAGCATATGTTCATCCCCGATGAGGAAAGGATTCTTCGAGCTGTGCATAAGGAGGGCTGGGAGAGTAACTACGGTGGTTCACAAGCTCAAGCCGGGAGATACAGTCTTAGTGAGAGGCCCCTACGGCAATGGGTTCCCGGTAGATGAGTGGGAGGGCATGGATCTCCTTCTAATTGCCGCTGGATTAGGGACAGCCCCGCTAAGAAGCGTATTCCTGTATGCCATGGACAACAGATGGAAGTATGGGAACATAACCTTCATTAACACCGCTAGGTATGGAAAAGATTTGCTGTTCTACAAGGAGCTCGAGGCAATGAAAGATTTGGCTGAAGCTGAAAACGTCAAGATAATCCAGAGCGTTACGAGAGATCCAGAGTGGCCCGGATTGCATGGAAGACCCCAGCAGTTCATAGTCGAAGCAAATACCAATCCGAAGAACACAGCGGTGGCAATCTGTGGCCCGCCGAGGATGTACAAAGCCGTCTTTGAGGCTCTCATCAACTATGGATACAGGCCAGAGAACATCTACGTTACATTGGAAAGGAGAATGAAGTGTGGAATTGGAAAGTGCGGCCACTGCAACGTCGGAACTAGCACGAGCTGGAAGTACATCTGCAAGGACGGACCAGTGTTCACGTACTTCGACATAGTATCAACCCCAGGATTACTAGACTGA
- the hydD gene encoding NADPH-dependent hydrogenase/sulfhydrogenase 1 subunit delta has translation MERKKLRIGFYALTSCYGCQLQLAMMDELLKLLPNAEIVCWFMLDRDSVEDEPVDIAFIEGSVSTEEEVELVKKIRENAKIVVAVGACAVQGGVQSWSNKPLEELWKTVYGDGKVKFQPKKAEPVSKYIKVDYNIYGCPPEKRDFLYALGTFLVGSWPEDIDYPVCLECRLKGNPCVLLEKGEPCLGPITRAGCDARCPSFGIACIGCRGAIGYDVAWFDSLARVFKEKGLTKEEIIERMKMFNGHDERIEKMVEKIFAGGEE, from the coding sequence ATGGAGAGGAAGAAGCTTAGGATAGGATTTTACGCTTTAACTTCATGCTACGGCTGTCAGCTCCAGCTGGCAATGATGGATGAGCTACTCAAGCTACTTCCCAACGCTGAGATAGTATGCTGGTTCATGCTCGACAGGGACAGCGTTGAGGATGAGCCCGTCGATATAGCCTTCATCGAGGGTAGCGTTTCAACGGAGGAGGAAGTTGAGCTAGTGAAGAAGATCAGGGAGAACGCGAAGATAGTGGTTGCAGTAGGAGCTTGTGCAGTCCAAGGAGGAGTTCAGAGCTGGAGTAACAAACCGCTAGAGGAGCTCTGGAAGACAGTTTACGGTGATGGAAAGGTCAAGTTCCAGCCCAAGAAGGCAGAGCCAGTCTCGAAATACATCAAGGTTGACTACAACATCTACGGCTGTCCTCCAGAGAAGAGGGACTTCCTCTATGCCCTGGGAACCTTCCTAGTTGGTTCATGGCCCGAGGACATCGATTATCCAGTTTGCCTCGAGTGTAGGCTTAAGGGCAATCCATGCGTCCTCTTAGAGAAGGGAGAGCCATGTCTTGGGCCTATAACTAGGGCGGGATGTGACGCAAGGTGCCCAAGCTTTGGAATAGCATGCATAGGGTGTAGGGGAGCGATAGGCTACGACGTTGCATGGTTCGACTCTCTAGCCAGGGTGTTCAAGGAGAAGGGTCTCACGAAGGAGGAGATTATTGAGAGAATGAAGATGTTTAACGGGCACGACGAGAGGATAGAGAAGATGGTTGAGAAGATATTTGCGGGTGGTGAAGAATGA
- the hydA gene encoding NADPH-dependent hydrogenase/sulfhydrogenase 1 subunit alpha gives MKNLYLPITVDHIARVEGKGGVEILIGDEGVKEVKLNIIEGPRFFEAITLGKKLDEALAIYPRICSFCSAAHKLTAVEAAEKAVGFTPREEIQKLREVLYIGDMIESHALHLYLLVLPDYLGYSSPLKMVDEYKKELETALRLKNVGSWIMDVLGARAIHQENVVLGGFGKLPGKETLEKMKEELKSILPLAEYTFELFAKLEQYEEVEGPITHLAVKPREDVYGIYGDYIKASDGEEFPSERYKEFIKEFVVEHSFAKHSHYKGKPFMVGAISRIVNNSNLLYGKARDLYEGHRDLLRATNPFANNLAQALELVYFTERAIYLIDDVLAKWPVKARDEVEIRDGFGVSTTEAPRGILVYALEVKNGKVSYADIITPTAFNLAMMEEHVRMMAEKHYNDDPEKLKLLAEMVVRAYDPCISCSVHVVRL, from the coding sequence ATGAAGAACCTCTACCTCCCGATCACGGTTGATCACATCGCTAGGGTTGAGGGTAAGGGTGGAGTTGAGATACTCATAGGAGATGAGGGGGTTAAAGAGGTAAAGCTCAACATCATTGAGGGTCCAAGGTTCTTTGAGGCCATAACCCTGGGCAAAAAGCTCGATGAGGCCTTGGCGATTTACCCCAGGATATGCTCCTTCTGTTCAGCAGCCCACAAGCTGACAGCCGTTGAAGCTGCCGAGAAGGCAGTAGGATTCACACCGAGGGAGGAGATACAGAAGCTGAGGGAAGTCCTCTACATAGGCGACATGATAGAGAGCCACGCCCTCCACCTGTACCTTCTGGTTCTTCCGGATTATCTCGGCTATTCAAGCCCTCTTAAGATGGTGGACGAGTACAAGAAGGAGCTTGAGACAGCCCTAAGGCTGAAGAACGTTGGCTCATGGATAATGGACGTTCTCGGAGCAAGGGCAATACACCAGGAGAACGTTGTACTTGGAGGATTTGGGAAGCTTCCTGGGAAAGAAACGCTGGAGAAAATGAAAGAAGAACTGAAGTCAATCCTTCCATTGGCGGAGTACACTTTCGAGCTCTTCGCAAAGCTCGAGCAGTATGAAGAGGTTGAGGGGCCAATAACCCACTTGGCGGTTAAGCCCAGAGAGGACGTTTATGGGATCTATGGGGACTACATAAAGGCGAGCGATGGGGAGGAGTTCCCAAGCGAGAGGTACAAGGAGTTCATAAAGGAGTTCGTCGTTGAGCACAGCTTCGCAAAGCACTCCCACTACAAGGGCAAGCCCTTCATGGTGGGTGCCATCTCGAGGATTGTTAACAACTCGAACCTCCTCTACGGAAAGGCCAGGGATCTCTATGAGGGCCACAGGGATTTACTTAGAGCGACGAACCCATTTGCGAACAACTTAGCTCAGGCATTAGAGCTAGTGTACTTCACCGAGAGGGCTATCTACTTAATCGATGATGTCTTAGCCAAGTGGCCAGTGAAGGCGAGAGATGAAGTTGAGATCAGAGACGGCTTCGGAGTTTCAACAACTGAAGCCCCGCGTGGAATCCTAGTTTATGCCCTAGAGGTCAAGAATGGGAAGGTGAGTTATGCAGATATAATAACGCCAACAGCATTCAACCTAGCTATGATGGAGGAACACGTGAGGATGATGGCGGAGAAGCATTACAATGACGACCCAGAGAAGCTGAAACTATTAGCTGAGATGGTTGTTAGGGCCTACGATCCCTGCATTTCATGTTCAGTTCACGTCGTTAGGCTTTAG
- a CDS encoding family 4A encapsulin nanocompartment shell protein yields the protein MTARGDLIRILGEIEEKANELKMDGFEPDVILFGREAYNFFSQLLRQEAGEEGPITEISGLKIDILSFLGSDAVVIDSKMLGLAPGAARRIKVVK from the coding sequence ATGACAGCCAGGGGAGACTTAATCAGAATTTTGGGAGAGATTGAAGAGAAGGCCAACGAGCTCAAAATGGATGGCTTTGAGCCTGATGTTATTCTTTTCGGCAGAGAAGCCTACAACTTCTTCTCCCAGCTATTAAGGCAGGAGGCCGGAGAAGAAGGGCCAATAACGGAGATTTCAGGACTTAAGATAGATATTTTATCGTTCCTGGGAAGTGATGCAGTAGTTATAGATTCAAAGATGCTGGGTTTAGCTCCTGGGGCCGCTAGGAGGATCAAAGTTGTTAAGTAA
- a CDS encoding methionine synthase → MLPILPTSVIGSYPKPRWLLRMYRLRELGKIPEEDFKEAVKDASVAVLREHERAGVDIPWEGEMWRSEMTEYFTAKIKGFRFYGPVRVWGNAYFNKAAAVDKLEYKEPLVLDEFLWVKENTTREIVKVPITGPYTIAEWSFNEYYPDKESFVMDLAKIINKELKTLEDNGAKFIQLDEPAMLNHPDEVPLAVEAINRAVKGIKIKVGLHVCYSNYYLLADYFDDIRVTQFALEFANRQFRDMDFVKKLSGKELGYGVVDVHNPRVESVDEIVRAIKKIFNYLDPEWVYINPDCGLKLLDRRIAYQKLVNMVQAVKIVRKELEKEGKTEVEFRTLKDI, encoded by the coding sequence ATGCTTCCAATTCTCCCCACGAGCGTTATAGGGAGTTACCCTAAACCAAGATGGCTTCTCAGGATGTACAGGCTTAGGGAGCTCGGCAAGATCCCGGAGGAGGACTTCAAAGAGGCAGTTAAGGATGCAAGCGTTGCGGTTCTGAGGGAGCATGAGAGAGCAGGCGTTGACATTCCATGGGAGGGGGAGATGTGGAGGAGTGAGATGACGGAGTACTTCACTGCTAAGATCAAGGGCTTCAGGTTCTATGGCCCTGTTAGAGTTTGGGGCAACGCGTACTTCAACAAGGCTGCGGCCGTTGATAAGCTTGAGTACAAGGAGCCCCTTGTGTTGGATGAGTTCCTTTGGGTTAAGGAGAACACCACGAGGGAAATAGTAAAAGTTCCAATCACTGGGCCCTACACTATAGCAGAGTGGAGCTTCAACGAGTACTACCCCGACAAGGAGAGCTTCGTCATGGATTTAGCTAAGATAATAAATAAAGAGCTGAAGACCTTGGAGGACAACGGCGCAAAGTTCATCCAGCTGGACGAGCCAGCAATGCTCAACCATCCAGATGAGGTTCCCCTAGCTGTTGAGGCAATAAACAGGGCCGTGAAGGGGATAAAAATCAAGGTCGGTCTTCACGTCTGCTACTCGAACTACTATCTCTTAGCTGATTATTTCGACGACATAAGGGTTACCCAGTTCGCCTTAGAGTTCGCCAACAGGCAGTTCAGGGATATGGACTTCGTCAAAAAGCTCTCCGGCAAGGAGCTTGGTTACGGAGTAGTTGATGTCCACAACCCCAGGGTGGAGAGCGTTGATGAGATAGTTAGGGCCATAAAGAAGATCTTCAACTACCTCGATCCTGAGTGGGTCTACATAAACCCCGACTGTGGCCTCAAGCTCCTTGACAGAAGAATAGCATACCAGAAATTAGTGAACATGGTTCAGGCCGTGAAGATAGTCAGAAAGGAGCTTGAGAAAGAAGGAAAAACTGAGGTAGAGTTCAGAACCTTAAAGGATATTTAA
- a CDS encoding uroporphyrinogen decarboxylase/cobalamine-independent methonine synthase family protein, protein MVIPALIGSLPRPVGLAKKIEQYSIGRLSEEQLEEAYREYTRRAFINLKKARIKVITDGLYRWDDIFNPFIRFIDGVEVNGLFKFYENNFFYRSPVVKGDLSLKENPLPEWINIAQGIREEVYPEATLKAVLPGPVTLAYHSINEHYKTLDELAEAYKNVLAELIKELDVKIVELQEPALAAELSKATREVEEHVSKEVAKKVIEELAKIKKLWVVTYFGTPQVLPEGVILNVDLIDGEVPQDYKGEIGLGIVDARETKMERADRLRDKLRKYLARYDVVYVTPNTLLDFLPESVAWRKLKLLGKLGGE, encoded by the coding sequence ATGGTTATTCCAGCCCTTATAGGTAGCCTTCCAAGACCCGTTGGTTTAGCAAAGAAGATAGAGCAGTATTCAATAGGCAGACTTAGTGAGGAGCAGTTGGAGGAGGCTTACAGGGAGTATACAAGGAGGGCCTTCATAAACCTAAAGAAAGCCCGGATAAAGGTAATCACGGACGGTCTCTACCGCTGGGATGATATCTTCAACCCCTTCATAAGGTTCATAGATGGAGTTGAAGTCAACGGGCTCTTCAAGTTCTACGAGAACAACTTCTTCTATCGCTCTCCAGTTGTTAAGGGGGATTTATCCCTTAAAGAAAATCCCCTCCCAGAGTGGATAAATATTGCCCAGGGGATCAGGGAAGAAGTTTATCCTGAGGCAACACTGAAGGCCGTTCTTCCCGGTCCTGTCACCTTGGCGTACCACTCGATAAATGAGCACTATAAAACCTTAGACGAGCTTGCTGAAGCCTACAAGAACGTCCTAGCTGAGCTCATTAAGGAGCTTGACGTGAAGATAGTAGAGCTTCAGGAACCGGCCCTTGCGGCTGAGCTTTCAAAGGCTACTAGAGAGGTTGAAGAGCACGTAAGTAAGGAGGTCGCCAAGAAGGTTATAGAGGAGCTCGCGAAGATCAAGAAGCTCTGGGTTGTTACCTACTTTGGGACCCCCCAAGTTCTTCCTGAAGGGGTTATCCTTAACGTTGATCTAATAGATGGAGAAGTTCCCCAGGACTATAAAGGGGAGATAGGTCTGGGGATTGTAGATGCAAGGGAGACAAAGATGGAGAGGGCTGACAGGCTACGGGACAAGCTGAGAAAGTATCTGGCCAGATATGATGTGGTTTACGTGACACCGAATACCTTGCTAGACTTCCTGCCGGAGAGCGTCGCTTGGAGGAAGTTAAAACTTCTGGGAAAGCTTGGAGGTGAGTGA